The following are encoded in a window of Alphaproteobacteria bacterium LSUCC0719 genomic DNA:
- a CDS encoding RidA family protein, producing the protein MTSSIERHHTTRRMSKFVIHNDVVYLCGQVGNRGESIQEQTAEALSRVDALLAEAGTSKDRILQTIVWLKSMDDFDAMNQVWEDWVPEGHAPARACGRADLASDELLVEFTVTAAL; encoded by the coding sequence ATGACATCATCCATTGAACGCCATCATACAACCCGCCGCATGAGCAAGTTCGTGATCCACAATGATGTGGTCTATCTGTGTGGCCAGGTCGGAAATCGGGGCGAATCGATTCAGGAACAGACCGCCGAAGCGCTGTCGCGGGTGGATGCCCTGCTGGCCGAAGCCGGAACGTCGAAAGACCGGATACTCCAGACAATCGTATGGTTGAAATCAATGGATGATTTCGATGCCATGAATCAGGTGTGGGAAGACTGGGTGCCGGAAGGGCATGCGCCGGCACGGGCCTGTGGCCGCGCGGATCTGGCATCGGATGAGCTGCTTGTCGAGTTCACTGTCACCGCCGCACTGTGA
- a CDS encoding (2Fe-2S)-binding protein, protein MPDRFFYFEGRKIPFGAGMTVAAALLRAGEVHFRQTQVNDQPRGAFCMMGACFECLLVIDGHPNRQGCMTPAVQDMKVLRQQAHTMLENG, encoded by the coding sequence ATGCCTGACAGGTTTTTCTATTTCGAGGGGCGTAAAATTCCTTTTGGTGCGGGCATGACCGTGGCCGCCGCATTGCTGCGCGCTGGCGAGGTGCATTTCCGGCAGACCCAGGTGAATGATCAGCCGCGTGGGGCCTTTTGCATGATGGGTGCGTGTTTTGAATGCCTTCTTGTCATTGATGGCCACCCGAACCGGCAGGGCTGCATGACGCCTGCCGTTCAGGACATGAAGGTGCTGCGTCAGCAGGCACATACAATGCTGGAGAACGGGTAG
- a CDS encoding FAD-dependent oxidoreductase — MHVGVIGAGPAGMTAALQLADAGVDVTLFDEQPSGGGQIYRHAGRMDADAAAQFGRDYAAGGDLVRQFEEAAGGDGLTYIAGATVWSVTEDGEVAWSIDNRSYSQHFEALVLATGALERAMPLPGWTNPGVLTVGAAQILMKTAGHVPKDAVLVGSGPLLYLVADQMLAMGSAPRALLETQVMTDYLRALPRLRPNSVTLSYLAKGLGMLRRLARAKVPRFTGVRDVSITPAGERHRISFTCGDEQRQIDAGHVLLHAGVHPNIQLSQALGLTHHWNDVNECWEPEIDRQGRTGKAGLYIAGDGAGILGADAARLSGELVAMAVLEDHGGHVDAARLAATCARHKSYRAIRGFLDTLYAPKPFHALPADDTIICRCEEVAAGRVRSAVQLGCLGPNQLKAFSRCGMGNCQGRYCGLTVVNLIADTRGLPHADIGYYRIRTPIKPVTLEEIANHDIIH, encoded by the coding sequence ATGCATGTTGGCGTCATAGGCGCGGGTCCGGCCGGAATGACTGCTGCCCTGCAGTTGGCTGATGCCGGCGTCGATGTCACCCTGTTTGATGAACAGCCATCCGGTGGTGGCCAGATCTATCGGCATGCCGGGCGGATGGATGCTGATGCCGCAGCACAGTTCGGACGGGACTATGCTGCAGGCGGCGACCTTGTGCGGCAATTTGAAGAGGCGGCAGGGGGCGATGGGCTGACATATATCGCCGGTGCCACCGTGTGGTCGGTTACCGAGGATGGCGAGGTAGCCTGGTCCATCGACAATCGCAGCTACAGCCAGCATTTCGAGGCTCTGGTGCTGGCGACAGGCGCCCTTGAACGCGCGATGCCGCTGCCAGGATGGACAAACCCCGGTGTGCTGACAGTTGGTGCCGCCCAGATCCTGATGAAAACAGCAGGGCATGTGCCAAAGGATGCTGTTCTGGTTGGCTCCGGGCCATTGCTGTATCTTGTGGCCGATCAGATGCTGGCGATGGGATCTGCGCCGCGCGCGCTGCTGGAAACCCAGGTGATGACGGACTATCTGCGCGCATTGCCGCGGCTCCGTCCCAACAGTGTGACATTGTCCTATCTTGCCAAGGGGCTTGGCATGTTGCGCCGGCTGGCGCGGGCGAAAGTGCCGCGGTTTACCGGCGTTCGTGATGTAAGCATCACCCCTGCGGGAGAGCGGCACAGGATCAGCTTTACTTGCGGGGACGAGCAGCGGCAGATCGATGCTGGCCATGTATTGCTGCATGCCGGCGTTCATCCCAATATTCAACTTTCGCAGGCGCTTGGTCTGACGCATCACTGGAATGATGTGAATGAATGCTGGGAGCCTGAGATCGACCGGCAAGGTCGTACTGGCAAGGCCGGGCTTTACATTGCCGGTGACGGTGCCGGCATCCTTGGGGCAGATGCGGCCAGACTGTCCGGTGAACTTGTTGCCATGGCGGTGCTGGAAGATCATGGCGGCCATGTTGACGCGGCACGGCTGGCGGCAACCTGTGCCAGGCACAAAAGCTATCGCGCCATCCGCGGCTTTCTCGACACGCTGTATGCGCCAAAACCGTTTCACGCCCTTCCTGCCGACGATACGATCATCTGCCGGTGCGAGGAAGTTGCCGCTGGCAGAGTTCGTTCGGCAGTGCAGCTTGGATGTCTTGGTCCCAATCAGCTGAAGGCATTTTCGCGGTGTGGAATGGGAAATTGCCAGGGCCGCTATTGTGGTCTGACAGTGGTGAACCTGATTGCCGACACGCGCGGCCTGCCACATGCCGATATCGGCTATTACCGGATCCGAACCCCCATCAAACCCGTTACGCTTGAGGAGATTGCAAATCATGACATCATCCATTGA
- a CDS encoding NAD(P)/FAD-dependent oxidoreductase — MRTEADFVVIGGGVVGLSVAHGLLNRGQSVICIDGTDSDFRASRGNFGLVWVQGKGIKAPHYAAWSQKAVREYPDFVAELSEETGIEVSLQQTGGYEYFTDAEAMAERVSQFGTLKKRLGGDYPFEVLSADDIRAAEPMVGGETVGATFYPHDGHINPLQLLQALADSCIRKGLAHYLGERLTSVTLNGEGFHLTTEKGLSVRSARVVLCAGLGAKVLGPKFGFRGLVRPQRGQVLVTEKMPPLLNRPSVTIRQVNEGAIQIGDSKEEVGFNDNETQAQMARIAGNAIKVMPKLARLRLVRSWGALRVMSPDGLPIYQQSRAMPGAFLVTCHSGITLAATHSRNLSRWLTGARDAPDLGDFTEDRFDA, encoded by the coding sequence ATGCGCACCGAGGCTGACTTTGTGGTCATTGGGGGCGGTGTTGTCGGGTTGTCCGTGGCGCACGGGCTGTTGAATCGGGGCCAGTCCGTGATCTGTATCGATGGTACGGATTCCGATTTTCGTGCCTCGCGCGGCAATTTCGGCCTTGTCTGGGTGCAGGGCAAGGGGATCAAGGCGCCGCATTACGCCGCCTGGTCGCAGAAGGCGGTCCGAGAATATCCCGATTTTGTCGCCGAGCTGTCCGAGGAAACCGGCATCGAGGTCAGCCTTCAACAGACTGGCGGCTATGAATATTTCACGGATGCTGAGGCAATGGCTGAACGCGTGTCCCAGTTCGGGACGCTGAAGAAGCGGCTTGGTGGTGATTATCCGTTCGAAGTGCTGTCGGCGGATGATATCCGTGCCGCCGAACCGATGGTTGGTGGTGAAACCGTGGGCGCCACCTTCTATCCGCATGATGGGCATATCAACCCGCTGCAGCTTTTACAGGCGCTTGCCGATTCCTGCATCAGGAAAGGGCTGGCGCACTATCTTGGTGAACGATTGACCAGCGTCACCTTGAACGGTGAGGGCTTTCATCTGACAACCGAGAAGGGCCTCTCGGTCCGTTCCGCCAGGGTGGTGCTGTGCGCGGGTCTCGGGGCCAAGGTTCTGGGCCCCAAATTCGGCTTCAGGGGGCTGGTGCGTCCGCAGCGCGGGCAGGTGCTTGTCACGGAAAAGATGCCGCCGCTTCTCAACCGGCCCTCGGTGACCATCCGGCAGGTGAATGAGGGGGCGATCCAGATTGGTGACTCCAAGGAGGAGGTCGGTTTCAACGACAATGAGACCCAGGCGCAGATGGCCCGTATTGCCGGCAACGCGATCAAAGTGATGCCCAAACTGGCACGGCTGCGGCTCGTGCGTTCCTGGGGTGCCTTGCGTGTGATGTCACCCGACGGTCTGCCGATATACCAGCAGTCGCGTGCGATGCCCGGGGCCTTTCTGGTGACCTGCCACAGCGGCATCACGCTGGCGGCCACGCATTCGCGCAATCTCAGCCGGTGGCTCACCGGGGCCAGGGACGCGCCCGATCTTGGCGATTTTACCGAGGACAGGTTTGATGCCTGA